TCGGACGGCTCATCCTGCTGCACGACCCGGACGGCGCCGAGGCATGGGACGGCACGATGCGCCTGGTCGCCTACATCCAGGCCGATCTGGACTCCAGTGAGGCCGTGGACCCGCTGCTGCCCGAGGTGGCGTGGAGCTGGCTGGTGGACGCGCTCGAAGCGCGCGCCAACCAGGTCACCGCGCTGGGCGGCACGGTCACCGCGACCACATCCGTCCGCTACGGCGACATCGCCGGGCCGCCGCGCGCCCACCAGCTGGAATTGCGCGCGTCGTGGACCGCGACGACGCTGGAGCTCGGACCGCACGTGGAGGCGTTCTGCGAAGTGCTCGAGCACGCCGCCGGGCTGCCCCCGGCAGGCGTCACCGACTTGAGTTCCCGTACCCGCGCTTGAGATGACCGAAGGGAATACCGAACCTGCCGAGGGCGAGGAGGCAGAAGCGACACCGCTGCTCGCCCCCGCCGAGGGTGTTCCCGAGCTGTGTGTCAGCGCCGAGGACATCGCCGCGGCGGCCCGCCAGCTCGCCGGTGGCAGCGGCCCGTTCGCCATCGACGCCGAACGCGCGTCGGGCTTCCGCTACTCCAACCGGGCGTACCTGGTGCAGATCCGCCGCGCCGGGGCAGGCACCGCGCTGATCGACCCGGTGAACCATGGCGGATCCCCTATCGACGCGCTCGAGCCGGTGGCGCAGATCCTCGCCGAAGACGAATGGGTGCTGCACGCCGCGGATCAGGACCTGCCGTGCCTGGCCGAGATCGGTCTGCGTCCGGGCAAGCTCTACGACACCGAACTCGCAGGCCGCCTCGCCGGCTTCGAGCGCGTCAACCTCGCGGCCATGGTGCAGCGACTGCTGGGGCTGCAGCTCATGAAAGGCCACGGCGCGGCCGACTGGTCGAAGCGCCCGTTGCCCGCCGAGTGGCTCAACTACGCGGCGCTGGACGTCGAGGTGCTGCTGGAATTGCGCGACGCGATCGCCGCGGTGCTCGACGAGCAGGGCAAGTCCGACTGGGCCGCACAGGAATTCGAGCACCTGCGCACATACGTCGCGCAGCCGACCCGGCGTGACCGCTGGCGGCGCACATCGGGCATCCACAAGGTGCGCAACCCGCGCGCGCTGGCCGCGGTGCGCGAACTGTGGACCACCCGGGACAACATCGCCCGCGGTCGCGACATCGCGCCGGGCCGGATCCTGCCCGACGCCGCGATCATCAACGCGGCCACCGTCGATCCGAAGACCACCGAGGAACTCACCGCGCTCCCCGTCTTCGGCGGCGCCAAGCAGCGCCGCAGCGCCCAGGTGTGGTTGGACGCACTGGCCCGGGCGCGCAACAACCCCGACCTGCCGTCGGCGTCGGAAGCGTCCAACGGCCCGCCACCGGCGGCACGCTGGGCGCGACGCAAACCCGAGGCCGCGGCGCGCCTCGAGGCGGCCCGGGCCGGGCTGGCCGAACTGTCCGAGCGCGTGTCGGTGCCGACCGAGAACCTGATCACCCCCGAGGTGGTGCGCCGGTTGTGCTGGGACTGGCAGCCGGTGTCCGATGTGGCGTCGACGATCGAGGAGTTCCTGGCCGACAACCAGGTGCGGCCGTGGCAGCGCGAACTCACCGTGCCGGTGCTGACCGTCGCACTGGCCGAAAACTGAACCTGCTCGACCGATTTCGGACGCCACGTGCGCGACGCGGGATCCTCGACCGGCATCCAAACGGTGAAACCGGTCTGAAATCGCCCGCGACAGGCATAACGTCATTCCGGTGAGCCAGCAGATCACCCCGGAAGACGACCAGGAGCGGGAACGGTTCGCCGACCGCGCGCTCAAGATCGCCGAGGACGCCGTCTACTGGTCGATCGCGGTGCTGCTGCTGGCCGGCTCGGTGGTGTTGATCGTCGCGCAGGTGAATGTGCTGCTGCGACTGCGCAACACACCCGCGACCCAGACCATGCTGGAGCTGCTCGACGGACTGCTGCTGGTGTTCATCTTCGTCGAACTCCTCTACGCCGTGCGGACCTCGCTGCGGTCGCGGGAACTGGTCGCCGAACCGTTTCTCATCGTCGGCATCCTGGCATGCATCAAGGAGATCGTGGTGCTGTCGGTGGACGCGGCCGCGATCCTGGACAAGGGACCCGAGTTCTCCCGCGCGGTCGTCCAGATCGGCGTGCTGGGCGGCTTGACGCTGGTGCTGGCGCTGGCCATCTTCGTGTTGCGGTTACAGCGCCGCGAGGCCGACCACATCCAGGACAAGCCCGCCGGGTGCTAAACCAGGTTCGTGAGGAATGCGACCGTGGCGGCCTGCTCGTCGGGCGTGCCGAAAACGTTGGCGCACAACTCGGTTGCGCCGGCCGCCGCCAGCTCCTCGATGCGTTCGCCGACCTCGTCGGCCGAACCGAGCAACGCGGCGTCACCGGCGTAGGCGAGGCCTTCGCGGTCCAGCATCGCGCGGTAGGACGGCACGTCGTTGTACGGCGCGAACTGTTCTCGGGCGAGCTCGCGCGCCGCCGCGACGTTGTCGGTGACGCACACCGGCAGACCGACGATCACCCGCGGTGACCGGCGCTGTGCCTGCTCGGCGGCTCGCGCGATGGTCGGCACGACATGCTCGGCGACCGTGCGGGGACCCGTCATCCAGGTCACGGTGCCGTCGGCGTGGGTACCGGCCAACCGCAACATCGCCGGACCCATCGCCGCCAGCACCACATCCGGTGGCGTGGTGCCGGGCACCTGCAGGGGCCGCACGGTGTGCGCGCTGAGCTGCTCGCCGCGAACCTCGACGTGCTCACCGGTCATCGCGGGCGTGAGGATATCGAGGAACTCGGCCATGTGCTGCCTGGGCCGATCGAACTGCATACCCCAGACCTTCTCGACGACGAACCGGTGCGAGGTCCCCAGTCCCAGCGTCAACCGGCCGCCCGCCGCGGCCTGCGTCGTCATCGCGGTCTGGGCCAGCGCCACGGGATGGGTCGGGTAGATCGGCACCACTGCGGTACCGACCCGCAACGACGAGGTCCTGCCACCGGCGACGGCAAGCGCTGTCA
This region of Mycolicibacterium goodii genomic DNA includes:
- a CDS encoding DUF3000 domain-containing protein, coding for MNATTVRPEIELGPIRPPQRLAPYSYALGAEVRHPDTAIVPERSEGDAFGRLILLHDPDGAEAWDGTMRLVAYIQADLDSSEAVDPLLPEVAWSWLVDALEARANQVTALGGTVTATTSVRYGDIAGPPRAHQLELRASWTATTLELGPHVEAFCEVLEHAAGLPPAGVTDLSSRTRA
- a CDS encoding ribonuclease D, with protein sequence MTEGNTEPAEGEEAEATPLLAPAEGVPELCVSAEDIAAAARQLAGGSGPFAIDAERASGFRYSNRAYLVQIRRAGAGTALIDPVNHGGSPIDALEPVAQILAEDEWVLHAADQDLPCLAEIGLRPGKLYDTELAGRLAGFERVNLAAMVQRLLGLQLMKGHGAADWSKRPLPAEWLNYAALDVEVLLELRDAIAAVLDEQGKSDWAAQEFEHLRTYVAQPTRRDRWRRTSGIHKVRNPRALAAVRELWTTRDNIARGRDIAPGRILPDAAIINAATVDPKTTEELTALPVFGGAKQRRSAQVWLDALARARNNPDLPSASEASNGPPPAARWARRKPEAAARLEAARAGLAELSERVSVPTENLITPEVVRRLCWDWQPVSDVASTIEEFLADNQVRPWQRELTVPVLTVALAEN
- a CDS encoding phosphate-starvation-inducible PsiE family protein; the encoded protein is MSQQITPEDDQERERFADRALKIAEDAVYWSIAVLLLAGSVVLIVAQVNVLLRLRNTPATQTMLELLDGLLLVFIFVELLYAVRTSLRSRELVAEPFLIVGILACIKEIVVLSVDAAAILDKGPEFSRAVVQIGVLGGLTLVLALAIFVLRLQRREADHIQDKPAGC
- a CDS encoding TIGR03564 family F420-dependent LLM class oxidoreductase; this encodes MQISRFVFPTGGLEEFVDDIVASERDGFAGAWVPQIFEWDALTALAVAGGRTSSLRVGTAVVPIYPTHPVALAQTAMTTQAAAGGRLTLGLGTSHRFVVEKVWGMQFDRPRQHMAEFLDILTPAMTGEHVEVRGEQLSAHTVRPLQVPGTTPPDVVLAAMGPAMLRLAGTHADGTVTWMTGPRTVAEHVVPTIARAAEQAQRRSPRVIVGLPVCVTDNVAAARELAREQFAPYNDVPSYRAMLDREGLAYAGDAALLGSADEVGERIEELAAAGATELCANVFGTPDEQAATVAFLTNLV